Proteins from one Leptospira wolffii serovar Khorat str. Khorat-H2 genomic window:
- a CDS encoding TrmH family RNA methyltransferase translates to MPFLKITKKNAEFQVIQALKENRVKRSQSHEIFVEGIEVIKQLIRTDRKITRIIVKDRENISNWAKDLIESHKNAKIIEMAPELYNELCDKSEPSELVVTAFHSSLALEDLVLPANPFYVLFDRPSDTGNFGSFLRSADAFRVDAIFVMGHGIDIYEPKVLRSSLGSVFHQKIVSLESFEILQKFLSEEKSRISLRVIGTDSKGSVSLSETKLQRPICMILGNEAKGMSVKLQSLCDEIVSIPLDGNVNSLNVASAASIFMWDVFRNSRT, encoded by the coding sequence ATGCCCTTCTTAAAGATCACCAAGAAAAACGCGGAGTTTCAGGTAATCCAGGCCTTGAAAGAGAATCGCGTCAAGAGAAGCCAATCCCATGAAATCTTCGTGGAAGGAATCGAGGTCATCAAACAACTTATACGAACCGATCGAAAAATCACCAGAATCATCGTTAAGGATAGGGAGAATATTTCGAATTGGGCCAAGGACCTGATCGAGTCGCACAAAAACGCAAAAATCATAGAAATGGCGCCTGAGTTGTACAATGAGCTTTGCGATAAATCCGAGCCTTCGGAACTCGTCGTCACCGCGTTTCATTCTTCTCTTGCGCTGGAGGATTTGGTTCTTCCTGCAAATCCTTTTTACGTTCTATTCGATAGACCGAGCGATACGGGAAATTTCGGATCCTTTCTTAGGTCGGCTGACGCTTTCCGAGTGGATGCAATTTTCGTAATGGGTCATGGGATCGATATTTACGAACCGAAAGTATTAAGATCCAGTTTGGGTAGCGTATTTCATCAGAAGATCGTTTCCTTGGAATCCTTCGAGATCCTACAAAAATTTCTTTCGGAGGAGAAATCCAGGATTTCTTTACGAGTGATCGGTACGGATTCGAAAGGTTCTGTTTCTCTTTCCGAAACGAAATTGCAGAGGCCGATTTGTATGATACTCGGTAACGAGGCCAAGGGTATGAGCGTGAAGTTACAATCCTTATGCGACGAAATCGTTTCCATTCCTTTGGACGGAAACGTGAATTCTTTGAATGTGGCCTCTGCCGCTTCGATTTTTATGTGGGACGTTTTTCGGAATAGCCGGACTTAA
- a CDS encoding MFS transporter — translation MSKSLELSREVGPKDSTSFPWITLTLIFLAMLPVTMIVPVYKEIVKDRFGGSGYGVAWFQSSAMLGSFLFSPLAGWISDRLGVRRTLIAAFSLVDAILLVLLPFMPDQASLFFLRFLEGGAHIFVIGLLLASISDREKDPENRFYNKGILFGLAGTLLTLGGGIGQSLGFLGNSNPLLPFFVGGGILVLLGIVSFLFLRDSRIYKSEKIYAENAKALLKFSPLLLVPILFHFVDRFTVGYFLSSLNLHLREDLGFTPGKVGSLFGTMFLLMSLLSLPAAVLSKRWNSIGLVWIGSFIYGIAQASTGFLESTSALTLSMVACGIGAGIMYVPAMRLASSLSPPRMNATTMTVFTGLGSFGFLLGPILSISLENALAENIGKPYSIAWTGIVFGGLEILLVLLTFPLFRKIRSAENS, via the coding sequence TTGTCGAAAAGCTTAGAATTAAGTCGGGAGGTCGGCCCTAAGGATTCGACCTCTTTTCCCTGGATCACACTGACCCTGATTTTTTTGGCCATGCTGCCGGTCACAATGATCGTCCCAGTATATAAAGAAATCGTAAAGGATAGATTCGGCGGAAGCGGTTACGGAGTGGCTTGGTTCCAAAGTTCGGCAATGCTCGGATCCTTTTTATTTTCCCCTTTGGCGGGCTGGATCTCGGATAGACTCGGCGTTAGAAGGACATTGATCGCCGCCTTTTCCTTAGTCGATGCGATTCTTCTCGTATTGCTTCCCTTTATGCCCGACCAAGCCTCCCTTTTCTTCCTTCGATTCTTGGAAGGAGGCGCTCATATTTTCGTGATCGGACTCCTACTGGCATCTATCTCCGATCGAGAAAAGGATCCTGAAAATCGATTTTATAATAAGGGAATTCTCTTCGGGCTTGCCGGGACCTTACTCACATTAGGCGGAGGGATCGGTCAGAGTCTGGGATTTTTAGGGAATTCGAATCCTCTCCTTCCTTTTTTTGTCGGAGGGGGAATATTGGTATTACTCGGAATAGTCTCCTTTTTATTTTTGCGGGATTCTCGCATTTACAAGTCGGAAAAAATATACGCGGAGAATGCGAAGGCTCTTCTCAAATTCTCACCGCTACTTCTCGTTCCCATCCTATTCCATTTCGTAGACCGATTCACAGTGGGATATTTCTTAAGCTCCTTGAACCTTCATCTCAGAGAGGATCTGGGTTTTACTCCCGGAAAAGTAGGGAGTCTATTCGGGACAATGTTTCTACTCATGAGTCTGCTCTCCCTACCGGCAGCCGTACTTTCCAAGCGTTGGAATTCCATCGGTCTAGTTTGGATCGGCTCTTTCATTTACGGAATCGCTCAGGCAAGCACAGGTTTCTTGGAAAGCACGAGCGCACTCACTCTTTCCATGGTAGCCTGCGGAATCGGAGCGGGAATCATGTATGTCCCTGCAATGAGACTCGCTTCTTCCTTATCTCCTCCCAGAATGAATGCGACGACTATGACCGTATTTACCGGGCTCGGCTCCTTCGGATTTCTACTCGGCCCCATTCTATCTATCAGCCTGGAAAACGCTTTGGCAGAAAATATCGGTAAGCCTTACTCAATTGCTTGGACAGGGATTGTATTCGGGGGTCTGGAAATTTTACTCGTTCTACTTACCTTTCCGCTCTTTCGGAAGATCCGCTCTGCGGAAAATTCCTAA
- a CDS encoding heme oxygenase (biliverdin-producing), with translation MSLAQLLRDGTSGSHTAAENSAFIRCFMKGVLEPKSYAKHLESFYFVYSALEEELEKKKNDAILGKIYFPELNRKKQIEKDLAHFFSAGHVPVQSPAAKAYADRIRSIANSQAPLLVAHSYVRYLGDLSGGQILKRVAAKALGIEGTVGLDFYEFPEITSAKDFKDKYRKALDELPLSDSERNAIVEEANTVFELNQKVFDELEDVLVSSIGKDRFDEVLASPARS, from the coding sequence ATGAGCCTAGCCCAATTACTGAGAGACGGAACTTCCGGCTCCCATACCGCCGCAGAAAATTCCGCCTTCATTCGATGCTTCATGAAAGGGGTATTGGAACCCAAAAGTTACGCGAAGCATTTAGAGTCCTTTTATTTCGTATATTCCGCTTTGGAAGAAGAACTCGAGAAAAAGAAAAACGATGCCATCCTTGGAAAAATCTATTTCCCGGAACTGAATAGAAAGAAGCAGATCGAGAAGGATCTGGCGCATTTCTTTTCAGCAGGACATGTTCCAGTGCAAAGTCCCGCAGCTAAAGCGTATGCAGATCGAATCCGGAGTATTGCAAATTCGCAAGCTCCTCTTCTCGTCGCTCATAGTTACGTGCGATATCTGGGAGATCTTTCCGGAGGACAAATACTAAAGAGAGTGGCCGCAAAAGCTTTAGGGATAGAAGGCACTGTGGGTCTGGACTTTTACGAATTTCCTGAGATCACAAGCGCCAAGGACTTCAAAGACAAATATAGAAAAGCTCTAGACGAACTTCCTCTTTCCGATTCCGAAAGGAATGCAATCGTAGAAGAAGCCAATACAGTTTTCGAATTGAACCAAAAGGTCTTTGACGAACTGGAAGATGTACTGGTGTCCTCCATAGGAAAGGATAGATTTGACGAAGTATTAGCGAGCCCCGCTAGGAGCTAA
- a CDS encoding EAL domain-containing protein yields MILQASYTEIQPFFQPILSVEDGGIFAHEVLARKRNGDAWESAGHLFSSESGLSDSELGDLEERLWTIALKKLKVHPDQSKIFLNVSPNRLYRELENERIDSFRLLRLAREHGVDPDRIILEVTEEEFSGSLDSLRIAVDLLRAYGFRIALDDLGSEASGIERVGLLRPDFLKMDLRLIRASAKSPSVRKVMEHIRDLAFSLGASVLYEGLETQEELYFALEGGARFLQGFLLLRPGPELANGKEPSLSIKKMVNFFHEKKTEQMRRELSFERNIRLTLKELLDPFPVLRIANRYLIDAYTVFRTSPEIHRAYITDSKGTQLSPYYMRTGEESFRETSHGIGKNWSYLPYFYKQLQDSLRRPEDWGMSDRYFDRDAVKDLIVFSREVEPGAYVFLDVTAPRLY; encoded by the coding sequence ATGATCCTACAGGCTTCCTACACGGAAATCCAGCCATTCTTCCAACCGATTCTCTCGGTGGAAGACGGAGGCATATTCGCACACGAAGTATTGGCGAGAAAAAGAAACGGAGATGCTTGGGAATCTGCAGGCCATCTATTCTCCTCAGAATCCGGCCTGTCCGACTCCGAATTAGGCGACCTGGAGGAAAGACTTTGGACCATCGCATTAAAGAAACTGAAAGTTCATCCGGACCAATCCAAGATATTCCTAAACGTATCTCCGAATCGCCTTTACCGAGAGTTGGAGAACGAAAGAATCGATTCATTTCGATTACTCCGTTTAGCCAGAGAACATGGAGTGGATCCCGACAGAATCATATTGGAAGTCACCGAGGAGGAATTTTCGGGTAGTCTCGATTCTCTTCGAATCGCCGTGGATTTACTGAGAGCTTACGGATTTAGGATCGCGTTAGACGATTTAGGCTCGGAAGCTTCCGGTATAGAAAGAGTAGGACTGTTACGTCCCGACTTTCTGAAGATGGATCTACGTCTCATACGAGCCTCCGCCAAGTCTCCTTCCGTTCGAAAAGTGATGGAGCATATAAGAGATTTGGCTTTTTCCTTAGGAGCCTCCGTCCTGTACGAGGGTTTGGAAACACAGGAAGAACTCTATTTCGCCCTGGAAGGCGGAGCGAGATTCCTACAGGGCTTCCTTCTTCTTCGTCCCGGTCCGGAACTGGCAAACGGTAAGGAACCTTCTCTTTCCATTAAGAAAATGGTGAATTTCTTTCATGAGAAAAAGACGGAGCAGATGAGAAGGGAACTTTCCTTCGAGAGGAACATTCGACTCACTCTGAAGGAATTATTGGATCCTTTTCCCGTGCTGAGGATCGCGAATCGGTATCTGATAGATGCCTATACCGTATTTCGAACTTCTCCCGAAATCCATCGCGCTTATATTACCGATTCCAAAGGAACCCAACTTTCCCCTTATTATATGAGAACGGGAGAAGAATCCTTCCGAGAGACCAGTCATGGAATCGGAAAGAATTGGTCTTACCTCCCCTATTTCTATAAGCAATTGCAGGATTCTCTGAGAAGGCCGGAGGACTGGGGGATGAGCGACCGCTACTTCGATCGTGATGCGGTGAAAGACCTGATCGTATTCAGCAGGGAGGTGGAACCAGGCGCCTACGTTTTTTTAGACGTGACCGCACCGAGACTGTACTGA
- a CDS encoding DMT family transporter: protein MKSLDSSAKFVLLLVVAMISWGFAWPSAKSIVGMEHPIVIIFWRFLATALSLLPVIWWRKDSLKLPDRKAYFQVILGGILYTIYNHFFLLGLSQGLAGAGGVLVTTMNPILTYVLVHSLQRKIPTLKEFLGLGIGLVGGLVLLKIWEGDWSQLFQSGNVFFLLCAFSWAILSMNSHSTGQKISPMVYSFYVFSVGAAIDFVAALQYDVTGALDNGTDFWLQILYLSVISTTFGTTVYFYASSRLGSRTASSFIFLVPVTALFGSWIFLGEIPGASTWIGGSLAVFSVFLLNRGGSKKNGVEGADSPV, encoded by the coding sequence CTGAAAAGCTTGGATTCTTCCGCAAAGTTCGTTCTTCTTCTTGTAGTCGCTATGATCAGCTGGGGATTTGCCTGGCCTTCCGCGAAGTCCATCGTAGGTATGGAACATCCCATCGTTATCATTTTCTGGAGGTTCTTGGCGACCGCTCTTTCCCTTTTGCCCGTTATCTGGTGGAGAAAAGATTCTCTCAAACTTCCGGATCGCAAGGCATACTTCCAAGTGATTTTGGGAGGAATTCTTTACACGATTTACAATCATTTCTTCCTTTTGGGTTTATCCCAAGGGTTAGCGGGAGCAGGCGGAGTTCTTGTGACCACCATGAATCCGATTCTGACTTATGTACTCGTGCATTCCTTGCAGAGAAAAATTCCCACTCTGAAGGAATTTCTGGGATTGGGAATCGGACTCGTAGGAGGACTCGTACTTCTGAAAATTTGGGAAGGAGATTGGTCCCAGCTTTTTCAATCCGGAAACGTATTCTTTCTACTATGCGCCTTTAGCTGGGCTATTCTAAGCATGAATAGTCATAGCACCGGCCAAAAAATCTCTCCCATGGTTTACAGTTTTTACGTGTTCTCGGTGGGAGCCGCGATCGATTTTGTCGCCGCATTACAATACGACGTGACGGGAGCCTTGGATAACGGAACCGACTTCTGGTTGCAGATACTTTATCTTTCCGTAATATCTACTACTTTCGGAACTACGGTTTATTTTTACGCTTCCAGCCGTTTGGGTTCCAGGACGGCCAGCTCGTTTATCTTTCTCGTGCCGGTAACGGCTCTTTTCGGGAGTTGGATCTTTTTAGGAGAGATTCCCGGAGCGAGTACTTGGATAGGAGGAAGTCTTGCAGTATTCTCCGTATTTTTACTGAATCGGGGAGGATCTAAGAAGAATGGAGTAGAAGGAGCGGATTCTCCCGTTTAA